Proteins from a genomic interval of Candidatus Babela massiliensis:
- the lysS gene encoding lysine--tRNA ligase gives MKIKASPNIQNQEDNQLERDLDLVKHDSQEHEIRLEKVKELEKLSINPWPENQEINSSIKEIKDEFEKNNIENKEYKIAGRLMSIRGHGKTIFADIQDNDRLQIYLKRDNLGEDQFNLFSKFIDLGDIVWIKGTSFRTKMGEITLDVKEFKLLSKCLQPLPEKFHGISDIEIKYRQRYLDLITSKETKERFIKRSKLIRSIRNFLDNDGYIEVETPMLHPIAGGANAKPFITHHNALNSDFYLRIAPELYLKRLVVGGFEKVYEINRNFRNEGISTRHNPEFTMIEFYTAYKDYHFAMEFTESILRYAAQEVSGTLELPFGNHIIDFSKPFEKISIKDAVKLHGNLTDNDLTQENIDKAISKYKVKLKNTNASKEEKIFALFEEVAEPKLIQPTFIIDFPIEVSPLSKRDAQNPEIASRFELFIAGMEISNGFNELNDPFDQAKRFEDQLKAHEGGDEEAHQFDADYILALEYGLPPTVGVGIGIDRLAMLLTNITSIKEIILFPTLKKLK, from the coding sequence ATGAAAATCAAAGCATCTCCTAATATACAAAATCAAGAAGATAACCAATTAGAAAGAGATTTAGATTTGGTAAAACATGATTCTCAGGAACATGAAATTAGACTTGAAAAAGTTAAAGAATTAGAAAAGCTTTCAATCAATCCATGGCCAGAAAATCAAGAAATTAATTCTTCTATTAAAGAAATAAAAGATGAATTTGAAAAAAATAACATTGAAAACAAAGAATATAAAATAGCCGGTCGATTGATGTCTATACGTGGACATGGTAAAACTATATTTGCTGATATACAAGATAATGATAGATTACAAATCTATCTAAAAAGAGATAATTTAGGTGAAGACCAATTTAATCTGTTTAGTAAATTTATAGATCTTGGTGATATTGTTTGGATTAAAGGTACATCCTTTAGAACAAAAATGGGTGAAATCACTTTAGATGTTAAAGAATTTAAATTATTAAGTAAATGTCTACAACCGTTACCTGAAAAATTTCATGGTATTTCTGATATAGAAATTAAATATAGACAAAGATATCTAGATTTAATTACTAGTAAAGAAACAAAAGAAAGATTTATCAAAAGAAGTAAGCTAATAAGATCAATAAGAAACTTTTTAGATAATGATGGTTACATTGAAGTTGAAACACCGATGCTGCATCCAATTGCTGGTGGAGCTAATGCAAAACCTTTTATTACACACCATAATGCATTAAATAGTGATTTTTACTTAAGAATTGCACCTGAACTTTATTTAAAAAGATTAGTTGTAGGTGGCTTTGAAAAAGTATATGAAATAAACAGAAACTTTAGAAATGAAGGAATTTCTACAAGACATAATCCTGAATTTACTATGATTGAGTTCTATACGGCCTATAAAGATTATCATTTTGCAATGGAATTTACTGAAAGTATTTTAAGATATGCAGCTCAAGAAGTATCAGGAACCTTAGAATTACCTTTTGGCAATCATATTATAGATTTCTCTAAACCTTTTGAAAAAATAAGTATAAAAGATGCAGTTAAACTCCATGGAAATTTAACTGATAATGATTTAACTCAAGAAAATATCGATAAAGCAATTAGCAAATATAAGGTTAAACTTAAAAATACCAACGCTTCTAAAGAAGAAAAAATCTTTGCATTATTTGAAGAGGTTGCTGAACCTAAATTAATTCAACCAACTTTTATTATAGATTTTCCTATTGAGGTTTCGCCACTTTCAAAAAGAGATGCTCAAAATCCAGAGATTGCCTCAAGATTTGAGCTATTTATTGCAGGAATGGAAATTTCTAATGGATTTAACGAATTAAATGATCCCTTTGATCAAGCAAAACGCTTTGAAGATCAGTTAAAAGCACATGAAGGCGGTGATGAAGAAGCTCATCAATTTGATGCTGATTATATATTAGCTCTTGAATATGGCTTACCTCCAACCGTTGGAGTAGGAATAGGAATTGATAGACTTGCAATGTTACTTACAAATATAACATCTATTAAAGAGATCATATTGTTCCCAACATTAAAAAAATTAAAGTAA
- the recJ gene encoding single-stranded-DNA-specific exonuclease RecJ codes for MDLTDTNDKSIEKINGIKYIWHLPELRRDSIVNNAISYNISFGIIQALLNRGYTSKESLDNYLFSTFEKDVANPALLKDAVKAVERILQAIKNGEKILICGDYDVDGITSSAMMMKCLVPLGAKINFFLPNRVKDGYGLSANTVKRAAQNDYKVLITVDNGTTAFEAAQVAKELGIDLIITDHHKPHDILPDVYALVNPHQEDCNYPFKKFAGVGVTFKILSLLYQTLGKSLPEKVYELLLLGTIADVVPLTGENRFWVRYGLNLINSAHSLPVRLLKENVKLNKEKISSSDIGFFLAPQINALGRLDDARQGVRFLLEANEEEVQHVAIILKEFNEARKEIEKRTLSDVTKLVENNQINLDQERIIVAHSKEWQPGVIGLVASRVVGLYNRPALLFHITNQNLAKGSCRSIPTFNMFNALNENKDLLITFGGHSAAAGLSLEKSNLPKLKDKLEENIRKQIPEYEPKPILKLDAEIFTSEINKKFMHDLKYIEPFGHENSQPLFYLKDVSIIAKPTLLKDAHVKCLIFSEGIIKSVIFFNRPDIYNILLENQDKNISIAVYVTENHFNDRISIEFQGIDIAL; via the coding sequence ATGGATCTTACAGATACAAATGATAAAAGTATAGAAAAAATAAATGGCATTAAGTACATTTGGCATTTACCTGAATTAAGAAGAGATAGCATTGTCAATAATGCTATCTCTTACAATATATCTTTTGGAATAATTCAAGCTTTACTCAATAGAGGCTATACATCAAAAGAATCACTTGATAATTATCTATTTTCAACATTTGAAAAAGATGTAGCTAATCCAGCTTTATTGAAAGATGCAGTTAAAGCAGTTGAAAGAATACTTCAAGCAATAAAAAACGGAGAAAAAATATTAATCTGTGGAGATTATGATGTTGATGGAATAACTTCATCGGCTATGATGATGAAATGCTTAGTTCCCCTTGGTGCTAAGATTAACTTCTTCTTACCAAATAGAGTAAAAGATGGCTACGGTCTATCAGCAAATACAGTCAAAAGAGCCGCCCAAAATGATTACAAAGTACTAATTACAGTTGATAATGGAACTACTGCCTTTGAAGCCGCTCAAGTTGCTAAAGAACTTGGTATCGATCTAATAATTACTGATCATCATAAACCTCATGATATTTTACCTGATGTTTATGCTCTTGTTAATCCTCATCAAGAAGACTGTAACTATCCATTTAAAAAATTTGCAGGTGTTGGGGTAACATTTAAAATACTATCTCTTTTATACCAAACTTTAGGAAAATCTCTTCCTGAAAAAGTCTATGAATTACTATTATTAGGAACTATAGCAGACGTAGTACCATTGACAGGAGAAAATCGATTCTGGGTACGGTATGGACTAAATCTTATAAATTCTGCTCATAGTTTACCTGTAAGGTTACTTAAAGAAAATGTTAAATTAAATAAAGAAAAAATTTCATCATCCGATATAGGATTCTTTTTAGCTCCACAAATTAACGCTTTAGGCAGATTAGATGACGCAAGACAAGGCGTTAGATTTTTATTGGAAGCCAATGAAGAAGAAGTACAACATGTAGCAATTATTCTTAAAGAATTTAATGAAGCTCGAAAAGAAATAGAGAAAAGAACTCTATCAGATGTAACTAAATTAGTTGAGAATAATCAAATTAATTTAGATCAAGAAAGAATAATAGTGGCACATTCAAAAGAATGGCAGCCAGGAGTAATAGGGTTAGTTGCGTCACGAGTAGTTGGTTTATATAATCGCCCGGCTTTGCTTTTTCATATCACTAATCAAAACCTTGCAAAAGGTTCTTGTCGATCTATACCTACTTTTAATATGTTTAATGCACTTAATGAAAATAAAGATCTTCTAATAACGTTTGGAGGCCATTCAGCAGCAGCTGGTCTTTCTTTAGAAAAAAGCAATTTACCAAAACTTAAAGATAAATTAGAAGAAAATATACGAAAACAGATTCCTGAATATGAGCCAAAACCTATATTAAAATTAGATGCTGAAATATTTACTAGTGAAATAAATAAAAAATTTATGCATGACTTAAAGTATATAGAGCCCTTTGGACATGAAAATAGTCAACCATTATTTTACCTAAAAGATGTCTCAATTATAGCAAAACCTACTTTATTAAAAGATGCTCATGTAAAATGCTTGATATTTTCTGAAGGTATAATAAAATCAGTCATATTCTTTAACAGACCCGATATTTATAATATACTGCTAGAAAATCAAGATAAAAATATATCGATTGCCGTTTATGTAACTGAAAATCATTTTAATGATCGTATTTCAATCGAATTTCAAGGAATTGATATTGCCCTATAA
- the cmk gene encoding (d)CMP kinase, whose product MIITIDGPVASGKSTIAQILAKKLNFYYISSGLLYRALAYIFLIECGLKESDLINIPYQTVKDFFNSKKIVYSYLDPLETSIIFNNTDITNYLQDKRIEQGASIIGKNEVVRDAINEYLKSLADDHNIIVEGRDIGTGMFTNADFKFYLTASLLERTKRWHDDIKRHNQSLSFAESLNLVQARDKRDEKRLKPAPDAIIIDNTGLSQEQTLSLILSKLHNQQ is encoded by the coding sequence ATGATTATAACCATAGATGGACCTGTTGCAAGTGGCAAATCTACTATTGCTCAGATCCTTGCAAAGAAACTTAATTTTTACTATATAAGTTCCGGATTACTCTATAGAGCACTTGCTTATATATTTTTGATAGAATGTGGATTAAAAGAAAGTGATTTAATTAATATTCCTTATCAGACAGTAAAAGATTTTTTTAATAGCAAAAAAATTGTATATTCTTATTTAGACCCTTTAGAAACATCTATAATTTTTAATAATACGGATATTACTAATTATCTTCAAGATAAGAGAATCGAGCAAGGCGCCTCTATAATTGGAAAAAACGAAGTAGTAAGAGACGCTATTAATGAGTACTTAAAATCTTTAGCAGATGACCATAATATAATTGTTGAAGGTCGAGATATCGGCACGGGTATGTTTACTAATGCAGATTTTAAATTTTATTTAACTGCATCTCTTTTAGAACGCACCAAAAGATGGCATGATGATATCAAAAGACATAATCAATCTCTTTCATTTGCTGAAAGTTTAAATTTAGTACAAGCAAGAGATAAGAGAGATGAAAAAAGATTAAAACCAGCTCCTGATGCAATCATAATTGACAATACTGGATTATCGCAAGAACAAACGCTTTCACTTATCTTAAGCAAATTACATAATCAACAATAA
- a CDS encoding ankyrin repeat domain-containing protein → MNKLYIITILSILFKAQTIYPINIKESIEQINYTDSLESITRNLINIFKYYNINATPNDKIQVALNRIIKEHINSYDNRTIIHDWVDIVLSLKELQELKYRDILIRFLTKSLKLSRVNFDSNKDGEIALIKAIKDPILTKILLENGANPNANNNKCKTALLKAVNNNYTNSVKALLEYGANPNYYNYSNDNRNTVLIKAVKNNNKEIVKLLLKYKADPDVLNKIGEGPLNFALINKNIDTIQLLVDYNASPYVFDIEIRDKFLISALKNHQSYMVNIILNSKYSDKDIMSIAKENNYQNILDQDPEDKSKYMVYYTFKRKNEQTSLIPRRVKIPKVYATFFQVFQEKDLTKIKAFLENNFKNKTEIKNFLNSNLVLFEEGNNPLIAATQVNDVQRVELLLEYGINPNTKNHDGYTPLLLASLNNNNNIIKLLIDHGADVNVQDNIGYTALQVASISNNKEIVNLLINAGANLDTKINFGATALCLAVVENNEEIVNILLKAGANPNIKDNNDNTSLMLATNLENKELVNMLIKFEAKIDIINSRNRTALILAIEKNNKDIVEILLKTGANPNQKLKDIPVVILAITKDENEITKLLIDYGADVNTKYDSITPLILAIKENNKELIKLLIELKADVNSQDALGFTALVYAVDKEDSSLTKLLIDSGANPNILNEKKVSALHLAIHANQYEIVKQLIESGANLDLQNEVISTPLMIAIFNNNYEIAKLLVENGANLDIKNYQGNNALILAVNKNKEIVEMLVKAGANLNIQDNNGNTPLMLVVHSSNEEIAKLLIQSGANLNIRNKKSSTALTNAVVTNNTKISKLLITSGANIEISENQVSLLTIAAYQGQ, encoded by the coding sequence ATGAACAAACTCTACATAATAACTATATTAAGTATTTTATTTAAAGCACAAACTATATACCCTATTAACATTAAAGAATCCATAGAACAGATAAACTACACAGATTCATTAGAAAGCATTACTAGAAATTTAATAAATATATTTAAATATTACAACATAAATGCAACTCCCAATGATAAAATACAAGTAGCTCTTAATAGAATTATAAAAGAACATATAAATTCGTATGACAATAGAACGATTATTCATGATTGGGTCGATATAGTATTATCATTAAAAGAACTACAAGAACTAAAATATAGAGATATTTTAATAAGATTTTTAACTAAATCTTTAAAATTAAGCAGAGTTAATTTTGATTCAAATAAGGATGGAGAGATAGCATTAATTAAAGCTATTAAAGATCCAATATTAACAAAGATCTTATTAGAAAATGGGGCTAATCCCAATGCTAATAATAATAAATGCAAAACTGCTCTATTAAAAGCAGTTAATAATAATTATACAAATAGCGTAAAAGCTCTTTTAGAATATGGAGCAAATCCAAATTACTATAATTACTCAAATGATAATAGAAATACGGTACTAATTAAAGCGGTTAAAAATAACAATAAAGAAATAGTAAAATTACTTCTTAAGTATAAAGCAGATCCTGATGTACTAAATAAAATTGGCGAAGGACCATTAAATTTTGCCTTAATCAATAAAAATATAGATACCATACAACTACTTGTTGATTATAACGCAAGTCCATATGTTTTTGATATAGAGATAAGAGATAAATTTTTAATATCTGCTTTAAAAAATCATCAATCTTATATGGTAAATATAATCCTAAATAGCAAATATTCAGATAAAGATATAATGAGTATTGCAAAAGAAAATAATTATCAAAATATATTAGATCAAGATCCTGAAGATAAATCTAAATATATGGTATATTACACTTTCAAAAGAAAAAATGAGCAAACCTCTTTGATTCCACGAAGAGTTAAAATACCTAAAGTTTACGCAACTTTTTTTCAAGTATTTCAAGAAAAAGATCTTACAAAAATAAAAGCTTTTCTGGAAAATAACTTCAAGAATAAGACTGAAATTAAAAACTTTTTAAACAGTAATCTTGTTTTATTTGAAGAAGGTAATAATCCTCTAATTGCAGCAACACAAGTTAATGATGTACAAAGGGTAGAGCTGCTTCTTGAATATGGTATTAATCCAAATACCAAGAACCACGATGGTTATACACCTTTACTGCTTGCTAGCTTAAACAATAATAACAATATTATAAAACTTCTTATCGATCATGGTGCTGATGTTAATGTTCAAGATAATATAGGATATACAGCATTACAAGTAGCATCGATTTCTAATAACAAAGAAATCGTAAATTTACTTATAAATGCAGGAGCCAATTTAGACACAAAAATTAATTTTGGAGCAACTGCTTTATGCCTTGCTGTAGTAGAAAATAACGAAGAAATTGTAAACATTCTTCTTAAAGCTGGAGCTAATCCTAACATCAAAGATAATAATGATAATACCTCTTTAATGTTAGCAACTAATTTAGAAAATAAAGAATTGGTAAATATGTTAATAAAATTTGAAGCTAAAATTGATATTATAAACAGTAGAAACAGAACAGCTCTGATACTAGCTATAGAAAAAAATAACAAAGATATAGTAGAAATACTTCTTAAAACAGGTGCCAATCCAAATCAAAAATTAAAAGATATACCAGTAGTTATATTAGCAATCACAAAAGATGAGAATGAAATTACTAAATTACTGATTGATTATGGAGCAGATGTAAATACTAAATATGATTCTATAACCCCATTAATATTAGCAATCAAGGAAAATAATAAAGAGCTAATAAAGCTTCTTATTGAACTAAAAGCCGATGTAAATTCACAGGATGCTTTGGGTTTTACTGCATTAGTTTATGCTGTAGATAAAGAAGACTCGTCTCTTACTAAATTACTTATCGATTCAGGAGCTAATCCAAACATACTTAATGAAAAAAAAGTCTCAGCTTTACATTTAGCAATTCATGCAAATCAATATGAAATTGTAAAGCAACTTATAGAATCAGGTGCCAATCTTGATTTACAAAACGAAGTTATATCTACCCCTTTAATGATAGCTATATTTAATAATAATTACGAAATAGCAAAGTTACTTGTTGAAAATGGTGCTAACCTTGATATAAAAAATTACCAAGGAAATAATGCACTAATACTTGCAGTAAATAAAAATAAAGAAATAGTAGAAATGCTGGTAAAGGCTGGAGCTAATCTTAATATACAAGATAATAATGGAAATACTCCCTTAATGCTTGTGGTTCATTCTTCAAATGAGGAAATAGCAAAATTACTTATACAAAGTGGAGCTAATCTTAATATAAGAAATAAGAAGAGTTCTACCGCTTTAACTAATGCTGTAGTCACAAATAATACTAAAATATCAAAACTACTTATTACATCTGGAGCAAATATCGAAATATCAGAGAATCAAGTATCTTTATTAACTATAGCAGCTTATCAAGGACAATGA
- a CDS encoding ankyrin repeat domain-containing protein: MVKLLIRFGANLNTKNKDGSTALIMATVNNQINSLKLLIKEGADINLKNKYNHNALMYAALEGNQEIVKLLINSGIDLNLQDNNGFTALSMTINENINDITKILIESKANLDCQDNNGLTALFLAVYQNNYDIVKLLLENGANPKIKSNNGYTALDVAEEYSDLQTIKLLKSYIKKENNFLRKIYNYCSDIIPI; the protein is encoded by the coding sequence ATGGTAAAGCTTTTAATTAGATTTGGAGCAAATCTTAATACGAAAAATAAAGACGGTAGTACTGCTTTGATTATGGCCACAGTTAATAATCAAATCAATAGTCTAAAATTACTAATTAAAGAAGGTGCTGACATAAATCTAAAGAATAAATATAATCATAATGCACTGATGTATGCAGCTCTTGAAGGCAATCAAGAAATTGTAAAATTACTTATCAATTCTGGAATAGATCTAAATTTACAAGATAATAATGGTTTTACAGCATTATCAATGACAATAAATGAAAATATCAATGATATTACAAAGATACTTATTGAATCTAAAGCCAATCTAGATTGTCAAGATAATAATGGTCTAACAGCTCTGTTTTTAGCAGTTTACCAAAATAATTATGACATTGTTAAACTTTTATTAGAAAATGGAGCAAATCCAAAAATAAAATCTAATAATGGTTATACTGCTTTAGATGTAGCAGAAGAGTACAGTGATTTACAAACAATAAAATTATTGAAGAGCTATATTAAAAAAGAAAATAATTTTCTAAGAAAAATATACAATTACTGTAGTGATATTATACCTATTTGA
- a CDS encoding WD40 repeat domain-containing protein, with product MNKIKKIFFYQVLLLINSIFSMSQEARVEKNKVNYNLTELCIERCCQLLVEKKLSIQDLKKIPEDLKDPIKDYFIINYPEIAWSFEDNISTSQDAHQEGIITYAISPDNKIVVTGAFDNTVKIWDIETGKCLKTLKHNSMITDIAISNNIIISTTNNCLYLWSTKGAFIKSIKTNQNTYFILLDANNMIITIGNDNKKINILEIDSPHQLSKETDHQKLIKSLKLTSDNKYLITHSFDNTTKIWSYPNISCLRTISNSYSTTLSNNNQILIIGHDQDVVLYNISDNNIMQTLSGHNNKVTSVAISSNNKFLVSSDKDNITKIWNLKSEICLFSIVQNNEVKHLMITPDEKFLITSTGNLLKIWDINTGKLIKEHQSKYHINLLKISSNNKFIITSSLGETKIKIIYIPSSKTLSEILSKIS from the coding sequence ATGAATAAAATAAAAAAAATATTTTTTTACCAAGTTTTACTTTTAATTAACTCCATTTTCTCAATGTCTCAAGAAGCAAGAGTAGAAAAAAATAAAGTTAATTACAACCTGACTGAACTTTGTATAGAAAGATGTTGCCAACTTTTAGTAGAAAAAAAATTAAGCATTCAAGATTTAAAGAAAATTCCCGAGGATTTAAAAGATCCAATAAAAGATTATTTTATTATAAATTATCCTGAAATAGCTTGGTCCTTTGAAGATAATATAAGTACAAGTCAAGATGCACACCAAGAAGGCATTATTACCTATGCAATAAGTCCCGATAATAAAATAGTAGTTACAGGCGCTTTTGATAATACTGTAAAAATATGGGATATAGAAACGGGAAAATGTCTAAAGACATTAAAACACAATAGTATGATAACCGATATTGCGATAAGTAATAATATCATTATTAGCACGACCAATAATTGTTTATACTTATGGTCTACCAAAGGTGCTTTTATAAAAAGTATTAAAACTAATCAAAACACATACTTTATTTTACTAGATGCTAATAATATGATTATAACTATAGGAAATGATAATAAAAAAATTAATATTTTAGAAATAGATAGTCCTCATCAACTAAGTAAAGAAACAGATCATCAGAAATTGATTAAATCATTAAAATTAACTTCTGATAATAAATATCTAATAACTCACTCTTTTGATAATACAACTAAAATCTGGTCTTATCCTAATATTAGTTGTTTACGAACTATTAGCAATAGTTATTCAACAACATTAAGCAACAATAATCAAATTTTAATCATAGGTCATGATCAAGATGTAGTTCTTTACAATATAAGTGATAACAATATAATGCAAACATTGTCTGGCCACAATAATAAAGTCACCTCTGTAGCTATTAGTTCAAACAATAAATTTCTAGTAAGTAGCGATAAAGATAATATAACAAAAATATGGAATTTAAAAAGTGAAATATGTTTATTTAGCATAGTTCAAAATAATGAAGTAAAACATTTAATGATAACTCCTGATGAGAAGTTTTTAATAACTAGTACTGGTAATTTATTAAAAATATGGGATATAAACACAGGAAAGCTAATAAAAGAACATCAATCAAAATATCATATTAATTTATTAAAAATAAGTAGCAATAATAAGTTTATTATAACAAGTTCTCTTGGAGAGACAAAAATCAAGATTATCTATATACCTTCAAGCAAGACTCTTTCAGAAATACTATCTAAAATCTCATAA
- the lon gene encoding endopeptidase La, whose protein sequence is MNENEQYEQNKLLALLPLKNVVILPRSIIPIIVGRASSIEAVEYSLKNNKSIFITAQKHSDIEHPTQDDVFEYGTRSTVLQVERMSKGTLKILVEGICRSKLISSHFNEKFLEVEIQDLPTTGLESTTELEASWRQLKALYATYAQLNTKIPTDLMALTNTPEDMDIVSDTLAIHLNLTFDERQQLLELYDLKERIIKLCAFLKKEIDILETEERIRATIQKQVEKNQREYYLNEQIKAIQKELGKEDISTEISQIRSKVKTLGLTQEASEKVEKELKRLEQMPSLSSEAVVSRHYIDWIMSLPWSKASRDTIGIEDAERILNEHHAGLKKAKERIIEFLAAKKFSKSFKRSPVICLIGPPGVGKTSLAKSVAESLGREFVRISLGGVKDEAEIRGHRRTYIGSMPGKIIQAMRKAKTINPVILLDEIDKMASDYHGDPSAALLEVLDPEQNKNFMDHFLEIGYDLSQVLFITTANHVEGIPYPLYDRMDKIILSGYTEVEKVEIARSFLIPKNLKEYGLKESQFVISDDILKIIISEYTRESGVRQLERLITKLMRKVIQVLLKDKKLKSVTVDQAAIKEWLGYPIFKRSVLDLSENRIGVATGLAWTEVGGDVLEIEVTAIAGKGGLTLTGQLGEVMQESAHAALSYIRSRGDALGLKDSFTSTKDIHVHIPEGATPKDGPSAGITMCVALVSALTKNPTKPEVAMTGEITLRGRVLGVGGLKEKILAARQYGMKTVLVPEENRHVVEEVMKDIGESDHLNIIFVSNMDEVLRLSLGNSPFDHEEISQDQESKENGKNGNSSKVKKTRTKTKK, encoded by the coding sequence ATGAATGAAAATGAACAATATGAACAAAATAAGCTTCTAGCTCTTTTGCCACTTAAAAACGTGGTTATTTTGCCAAGAAGTATTATACCTATAATTGTTGGTAGAGCTTCTTCAATAGAAGCTGTTGAATATTCTTTAAAGAATAATAAATCGATTTTTATTACAGCACAAAAGCATTCAGATATAGAACATCCAACGCAGGATGATGTATTTGAGTATGGTACCCGTTCTACTGTTTTACAAGTAGAGCGTATGTCAAAAGGTACTCTTAAGATCTTAGTTGAAGGTATATGTAGATCTAAACTTATTTCTAGTCATTTTAATGAAAAATTTTTAGAAGTTGAAATTCAAGATTTACCTACTACTGGTCTTGAAAGTACAACGGAATTAGAAGCTTCTTGGAGACAATTAAAGGCTTTATATGCAACTTATGCTCAACTGAATACCAAGATTCCTACAGATCTAATGGCTTTGACTAATACTCCTGAAGATATGGATATTGTGTCTGACACTTTAGCTATTCATCTTAACTTGACTTTTGATGAACGGCAACAGCTTCTTGAGCTTTATGATTTAAAAGAGCGTATAATTAAGTTATGTGCTTTTTTGAAAAAAGAAATTGATATACTGGAAACTGAGGAAAGAATAAGAGCTACTATACAAAAACAAGTTGAAAAAAATCAAAGAGAATATTATTTAAATGAACAGATTAAAGCTATTCAAAAAGAGCTAGGCAAAGAAGATATTTCTACTGAAATTTCACAAATAAGATCTAAAGTTAAAACTTTAGGACTAACTCAAGAAGCATCTGAAAAGGTTGAAAAAGAGCTAAAACGTCTTGAGCAAATGCCTTCTTTATCTTCTGAAGCTGTTGTTAGTAGACATTATATAGACTGGATAATGTCATTACCTTGGAGTAAAGCAAGTCGAGATACGATTGGTATAGAAGATGCCGAAAGAATATTAAATGAACATCATGCTGGTCTTAAAAAAGCAAAAGAACGAATTATAGAGTTTTTAGCCGCTAAAAAATTCTCAAAAAGCTTTAAAAGATCTCCTGTTATTTGCTTAATCGGGCCCCCAGGGGTTGGGAAAACCTCTTTGGCAAAATCAGTTGCTGAAAGCTTAGGGCGAGAATTTGTCCGAATCTCTCTTGGTGGAGTTAAAGATGAAGCTGAAATTAGAGGACATAGAAGAACTTATATAGGCTCTATGCCAGGAAAAATTATTCAAGCAATGCGCAAAGCAAAAACTATAAATCCTGTTATATTGCTTGATGAAATCGATAAAATGGCTAGTGATTATCATGGAGATCCATCTGCAGCATTACTTGAGGTTTTAGATCCAGAACAAAACAAGAATTTTATGGATCACTTCTTAGAAATTGGGTATGATTTATCTCAGGTTTTATTTATAACAACAGCAAATCATGTTGAAGGTATTCCATATCCATTATATGATCGTATGGATAAAATAATTTTATCTGGTTACACTGAAGTTGAGAAAGTAGAAATAGCAAGATCTTTCTTAATACCAAAAAATTTAAAAGAATATGGTTTAAAAGAATCACAATTTGTTATTTCTGATGATATTTTAAAAATCATTATTAGTGAATATACTCGTGAATCAGGGGTTCGCCAGCTTGAAAGATTAATTACCAAATTAATGCGTAAAGTTATTCAGGTTCTTTTAAAAGATAAAAAATTAAAGAGTGTAACTGTAGATCAGGCTGCTATAAAAGAATGGTTAGGATATCCGATTTTTAAGCGTTCTGTTTTAGACTTGAGCGAAAATCGTATTGGTGTAGCAACCGGTCTTGCATGGACTGAAGTTGGTGGAGATGTTCTTGAAATAGAAGTAACTGCTATTGCTGGTAAAGGTGGTCTTACATTAACTGGACAATTAGGTGAGGTGATGCAAGAGTCTGCTCATGCTGCTTTAAGTTATATAAGATCAAGAGGGGATGCCCTAGGATTAAAAGATTCTTTTACTTCAACAAAAGATATTCACGTTCATATTCCTGAAGGAGCTACTCCTAAAGATGGACCATCAGCTGGTATAACCATGTGTGTTGCCTTAGTATCTGCTTTGACTAAAAATCCAACTAAACCGGAAGTTGCAATGACTGGTGAAATTACTCTAAGAGGTAGAGTGCTTGGTGTTGGAGGTCTTAAAGAAAAGATTTTAGCAGCAAGACAATATGGTATGAAAACCGTTTTAGTGCCAGAGGAAAACCGACATGTTGTTGAAGAGGTAATGAAGGATATAGGCGAGAGTGATCATTTAAATATTATTTTTGTAAGTAATATGGATGAAGTTCTTAGATTATCTCTTGGTAATAGCCCTTTTGATCATGAAGAAATTTCTCAAGATCAAGAATCTAAAGAAAATGGCAAAAATGGTAATTCTTCCAAAGTAAAAAAAACAAGAACTAAAACTAAAAAATAA